One genomic window of Medicago truncatula cultivar Jemalong A17 chromosome 1, MtrunA17r5.0-ANR, whole genome shotgun sequence includes the following:
- the LOC11407974 gene encoding guanosine deaminase isoform X2, protein MELAAAAAANEDRDQKFITKAVEEAYKGVECGDGRPFGAVIVRNDEVVVSCHNMVLRNKDPTAHAEVTAIREACQKLDQIYLTDCEIYASCEPCPMCFGAINLSKIKASRIPSYLLFTPCISVTTVKLITYLSHIHIKQRLVYGAKAEAAVAIGFDSFIADAQKGSDSRQKAQLEIKKIDGNAAAISEQVFEKTKGKYILY, encoded by the exons ATGGAGCtggctgctgctgctgctgcaaaCG AGGATAGAGACCAAAAGTTCATAACAAAAGCTGTTGAAGAAGCATATAAAGGTGTTGAATGTGGTGATGGACGTCCATTTGGTGCAGTCATTGTTCGAAATGATGAAGTAGTTGTAAGCTGTCATAACATGGTTTTAAGAAACAAAGATCCCACTGCTCATGCTGAGGTTACTGCTATAAGAGAG GCTTGTCAAAAGCTGGATCAAATTTACCTTACCGACTGTGAAATCTATGCTTCTTGTGAACCTTGTCCAATGTGTTTTGGTGCcattaatctttcaaaaattaaggCAAGCAGAATCCCCTCTTATTTACTCTTTACACCATGCATTTCTGTAACCACTGTTAAATTGATCACATATTTGTCGCATATTCACATCAAGCAGAGATTGGTTTATGGAGCCAAAGCAGAAGCTGCAGTAGCAATTGGATTTGACAGTTTTATCGCCGATGCACAGAAGGGAAGTGATTCTCGTCAGAAGGCCCAGTTGGAGATAAAAAAGATAGATGGTAATGCTGCTGCAATTTCAGAACAAGTATTTGAGAAAACAAAGGGAAAGTACATTCTTTACTGA
- the LOC11407974 gene encoding guanosine deaminase isoform X1 produces the protein MELAAAAAANAVEDRDQKFITKAVEEAYKGVECGDGRPFGAVIVRNDEVVVSCHNMVLRNKDPTAHAEVTAIREACQKLDQIYLTDCEIYASCEPCPMCFGAINLSKIKASRIPSYLLFTPCISVTTVKLITYLSHIHIKQRLVYGAKAEAAVAIGFDSFIADAQKGSDSRQKAQLEIKKIDGNAAAISEQVFEKTKGKYILY, from the exons ATGGAGCtggctgctgctgctgctgcaaaCG CTGTAGAGGATAGAGACCAAAAGTTCATAACAAAAGCTGTTGAAGAAGCATATAAAGGTGTTGAATGTGGTGATGGACGTCCATTTGGTGCAGTCATTGTTCGAAATGATGAAGTAGTTGTAAGCTGTCATAACATGGTTTTAAGAAACAAAGATCCCACTGCTCATGCTGAGGTTACTGCTATAAGAGAG GCTTGTCAAAAGCTGGATCAAATTTACCTTACCGACTGTGAAATCTATGCTTCTTGTGAACCTTGTCCAATGTGTTTTGGTGCcattaatctttcaaaaattaaggCAAGCAGAATCCCCTCTTATTTACTCTTTACACCATGCATTTCTGTAACCACTGTTAAATTGATCACATATTTGTCGCATATTCACATCAAGCAGAGATTGGTTTATGGAGCCAAAGCAGAAGCTGCAGTAGCAATTGGATTTGACAGTTTTATCGCCGATGCACAGAAGGGAAGTGATTCTCGTCAGAAGGCCCAGTTGGAGATAAAAAAGATAGATGGTAATGCTGCTGCAATTTCAGAACAAGTATTTGAGAAAACAAAGGGAAAGTACATTCTTTACTGA
- the LOC11407974 gene encoding guanosine deaminase isoform X3 codes for MELAAAAAANAVEDRDQKFITKAVEEAYKGVECGDGRPFGAVIVRNDEVVVSCHNMVLRNKDPTAHAEVTAIREACQKLDQIYLTDCEIYASCEPCPMCFGAINLSKIKRLVYGAKAEAAVAIGFDSFIADAQKGSDSRQKAQLEIKKIDGNAAAISEQVFEKTKGKYILY; via the exons ATGGAGCtggctgctgctgctgctgcaaaCG CTGTAGAGGATAGAGACCAAAAGTTCATAACAAAAGCTGTTGAAGAAGCATATAAAGGTGTTGAATGTGGTGATGGACGTCCATTTGGTGCAGTCATTGTTCGAAATGATGAAGTAGTTGTAAGCTGTCATAACATGGTTTTAAGAAACAAAGATCCCACTGCTCATGCTGAGGTTACTGCTATAAGAGAG GCTTGTCAAAAGCTGGATCAAATTTACCTTACCGACTGTGAAATCTATGCTTCTTGTGAACCTTGTCCAATGTGTTTTGGTGCcattaatctttcaaaaattaag AGATTGGTTTATGGAGCCAAAGCAGAAGCTGCAGTAGCAATTGGATTTGACAGTTTTATCGCCGATGCACAGAAGGGAAGTGATTCTCGTCAGAAGGCCCAGTTGGAGATAAAAAAGATAGATGGTAATGCTGCTGCAATTTCAGAACAAGTATTTGAGAAAACAAAGGGAAAGTACATTCTTTACTGA
- the LOC11407974 gene encoding guanosine deaminase isoform X4, with amino-acid sequence MELAAAAAANEDRDQKFITKAVEEAYKGVECGDGRPFGAVIVRNDEVVVSCHNMVLRNKDPTAHAEVTAIREACQKLDQIYLTDCEIYASCEPCPMCFGAINLSKIKRLVYGAKAEAAVAIGFDSFIADAQKGSDSRQKAQLEIKKIDGNAAAISEQVFEKTKGKYILY; translated from the exons ATGGAGCtggctgctgctgctgctgcaaaCG AGGATAGAGACCAAAAGTTCATAACAAAAGCTGTTGAAGAAGCATATAAAGGTGTTGAATGTGGTGATGGACGTCCATTTGGTGCAGTCATTGTTCGAAATGATGAAGTAGTTGTAAGCTGTCATAACATGGTTTTAAGAAACAAAGATCCCACTGCTCATGCTGAGGTTACTGCTATAAGAGAG GCTTGTCAAAAGCTGGATCAAATTTACCTTACCGACTGTGAAATCTATGCTTCTTGTGAACCTTGTCCAATGTGTTTTGGTGCcattaatctttcaaaaattaag AGATTGGTTTATGGAGCCAAAGCAGAAGCTGCAGTAGCAATTGGATTTGACAGTTTTATCGCCGATGCACAGAAGGGAAGTGATTCTCGTCAGAAGGCCCAGTTGGAGATAAAAAAGATAGATGGTAATGCTGCTGCAATTTCAGAACAAGTATTTGAGAAAACAAAGGGAAAGTACATTCTTTACTGA
- the LOC11412061 gene encoding probable transcription factor At5g28040 → MLSPLVSWILSTSSSSSSSSEEEEEESLDINNDDSDNEKFDNDNVEDQMDNVDDDEKDHFLCPYNVDEDQMDNIPIALAVSDASPVVTVAMAAPADDTNAATNTATTSATTTITTRSKRQYNKKYSDGVKQYQRLWTKQDEIELLKGYLDYIKQQGRANTTIQSGVASFYDQVIPKFSVEFNRNQLVEKLRRLKRKHKMTLDKGKEVQISFKIPQEQAIFEISHKIWGNDTDHDVLDVDDSRPVPESPDLIENIKLKAEDVDNCEETDKRAHKRVRLTTDDVNSKNYQSNSDATSLRGFIEETMKSCFSPLLKELLDDVPVEPPGALPMLLSTGEVRDEKWLKRRILELEVYLNRLELLQGQIKARLEELKSSLD, encoded by the coding sequence ATGCTTTCACCATTGGTTTCTTGGATTTTGTCAACCTCGtcatcttcctcttcatcatccgaagaagaagaagaagaaagccTTGACATTAACAATGACGATTCAGACAATGAAAAGTTTGACAATGACAATGTTGAAGACCAAATGGACAATGTGGATGATGACGAAAAGGACCATTTTCTATGTCCATACAATGTGGATGAAGACCAAATGGACAATATTCCCATTGCACTTGCCGTTTCTGATGCATCCCCCGTTGTGACGGTGGCCATGGCTGCCCCCGCAGATGACACAAACGCGGCAACAAACACAGCCACCACCTCGGCTACTACCACTATAACAACACGCTCAAAAcgacaatataacaaaaagtaTTCAGACGGAGTTAAACAATATCAGAGGCTATGGACGAAGCAGGATGAGATTGAACTGTTGAAGGGATATCTAGATTACATTAAACAGCAAGGAAGAGCAAATACTACTATTCAAAGCGGCGTAGCTTCATTCTATGATCAAGTTATTCCCAAATTCAGCGTGGAATTCAATAGGAACCAGCTTGTTGAGAAGCTACGTAGGTTAAAAAGGAAACACAAGATGACTTTGGACAAAGGCAAAGAGGTTcagatttctttcaaaatcccCCAGGAACAAGCCATTTTCGAAATTTCCCACAAGATTTGGGGCAATGACACGGACCATGACGTTTTGGATGTTGATGATTCAAGACCTGTTCCTGAAAGTCCTGATCTTATTGAGAACATTAAGTTGAAGGCGGAAGATGTTGACAATTGTGAAGAAACAGATAAAAGGGCACACAAGCGTGTGAGGTTAACAACAGATGATGTAAACTCAAAAAATTATCAGAGCAATAGCGATGCTACTAGTCTACGGGGCTTCATTGAAGAAACCATGAAGTCTTGTTTCTCACCATTGTTGAAGGAACTGTTGGATGATGTTCCAGTAGAGCCACCCGGTGCGTTGCCCATGTTGTTATCGACAGGGGAAGTGAGGGATGAAAAATGGTTAAAACGGAGGATTTTGGAGCTGGAAGTGTATTTGAATCGGTTGGAATTGTTGCAGGGTCAAATCAAGGCTAGGTTGGAGGAGTTAAAGTCTAGCTTAGATTGA
- the LOC11416644 gene encoding probable transcription factor At3g04930: MAFSRNGVVIPTHDEHADIEEEDDDDLEEEDNYFVQPNTDHHYQTEQSPSTFATAAVPTSVILALPHASASATTIDGSPEPKREPMEEKTSDSRKLFQRIWTEEDEITILQGFLDYNANRESSYHNDTGSFYDHMKGKIQLDFTKSQLVDKLRRLKKKYRTALQKFDSGKDFGFKSTHDQAAFEISHKIWNINGNSTPIGVPVEEDDEIIPNPNPNSSHLAEKKAVQSRKRSRAAEEERHELNDSKDNHQNNSGNTNSSNVDENREKSNGNHVHNVPGLIEETVKSCLTPVLKELSNATMSGSPFGFGGRGFGAGGFSMNTVPLGFLNLGSGEKAVDDKWRKQQILELEVYSKRLELVQDEVKAAIEELRSNAGAGGAGGSGNNTNQ; encoded by the coding sequence ATGGCATTCTCTCGCAACGGCGTCGTTATCCCCACCCACGATGAACACGCCGACATTGAGGAAGAAGACGACGACGATTTAGAGGAAGAGGACAACTATTTTGTCCAACCAAACACCGATCACCACTACCAAACAGAAcaatctccatcaaccttcgcCACCGCCGCTGTCCCTACCTCCGTCATCTTAGCCCTACCTCACGCCTCCGCATCAGCAACCACCATCGACGGCTCCCCTGAACCAAAACGGGAGCCAATGGAAGAGAAGACCAGCGATTCTCGGAAGCTTTTTCAGCGTATCTGGACTGAGGAAGACGAGATTACGATCCTGCAAGGGTTTCTCGATTACAACGCAAATCGTGAATCCTCTTATCATAACGATACTGGATCGTTCTATGATCACATGAAGGGGAAGATTCAGCTGGATTTCACCAAGAGCCAGCTTGTTGATAAGCTTCGGAGGCTGAAGAAGAAATATCGTACTGCTCTCCAGAAATTTGATTCTGGCAAGGATTTTGGTTTCAAAAGCACTCATGATCAAGCTGCTTTTGAAATTTCCCACAAAATCTGGAACATTAACGGTAATTCAACGCCAATTGGAGTACCTGTTGAGGAAGATGATGAAATCAtcccaaaccctaaccctaattctTCTCATTTGGCTGAGAAGAAAGCTGTGCAATCTCGTAAGAGATCGCGGGCAGCTGAGGAGGAGAGGCATGAGCTGAATGATTCGAAAGACAATCATCAGAATAACTCTGGTAATACCAATAGCAGCAATGTCGATGAAAATCGTGAAAAAAGTAACGGTAATCATGTGCATAATGTACCTGGATTGATTGAAGAGACCGTGAAGAGCTGTTTGACACCGGTTTTGAAGGAGTTATCCAATGCTACCATGAGTGGGAGTCCTTTTGGTTTTGGGGGAAGAGGGTTTGGAGCTGGAGGCTTTTCAATGAATACTGTGCCATTAGGGTTTTTGAATTTGGGGAGCGGAGAAAAGGCTGTGGATGATAAGTGGAGGAAGCAGCAGATTTTGGAGCTGGAGGTGTATTCCAAGCGGTTGGAGCTGGTGCAGGATGAAGTCAAGGCTGCGATCGAGGAGTTGCGATCGAATGCTGGAGCTGGAGGAGCCGGAGGTAGTGGAAATAATACCAATCAATAG